CGAGCGTGTCGAGGTTGTTCAGCATGAACAGCGGCGAGTCGTTGAACCGGAAGTTCCGCACCGAGCGGCTGATCCGCCCGTTCTCTATGAGGAACGTCCCGTCGCGCGTGAGACCGGTATAGAGGATGGTGCGCGGGTCCACCTGGCGGAGATACCACAGCCGCGTCACCAGTACGCCGCGCTCCGTCGACGCGACCATCTCGTCCACGGTCGCGGTCCCGCCCGCGAGCTTCACGCCGCTGGGGAAACCGGTGGGCTGCTGGTTCTGCCGTTGCGCCCAGAAGCGCGAGTAGAAGAGCTGTCTCAACACGCCGTTCTCGACCCACCCCTGCCGGCCGAGCGGGAGGCCCTGCCCGTCGAACGGCTGCGCGAGGAGTTGCGGGTCCCGCGGGTCGCTGAAAATGGTGACGCGCTCGTCCACGATCCGCTCGCCGATCTTGGTCCCGCCGCCTTCGCGCGTGAACGCGCTCCGTCCCTCATCAGCCGAGCGCGCGTCCAGCGAGAACGCCATGAGCTGCACCAGGTCGCCGGCGGCCTGGGGTTCCAGTATGACGGTGTACCGCCCGGGCTCGATCGCCACCGGATTGCGTGAAGCGCGCGCCTTGTCCACGGCGCGCTGGGCCACGCCGCGGAAGTCGAGCTGGCTCCAATCCTGAGAGTCCGCGGCCGCCCATCCCGAACCGGTGCCGTCCGCCGTGCGCACCGTCAGCGTGTAGTTGGCGCTGGTGTTCCGATGATACGCGAACAGGCCCGCCTGGTTGCCGATCGCGCCCGAGTTCGCCTGGGTCACGATGAAGCCGGCCGCCATGAGGTCACCGGCGGCACGCGTCTGCTCGAGCGCAGTCAACGCCGCGCGCGCGCGGTCGCCAGGCGCGAGGTTTGCCGTCGAGTCGAAGAACGCGTTCACCGGCTGGTAGGTCTGCGGGCCCAGCGACGGCATCGCCTCCGGGTCGTCCGGCGCCAGCCGCGCCAGCGCCTCTGACTGGGAGACGAGCCGGTGGAGCGAGTCGTCGGAAAGGTCGTTGGACGTCACCACGGCGTGTTTGGGCCCGAACGCGCTCGACACGGCGATGTTGGCGTCTTCCACGCTCCCCGACGTGGAAAGCTGGTTGGCGGCGAACCGGGTGTTGCCGGTCACGTTGCTGTTCAGGTTCACCTGCACTTCGTCCGCCCGCGACCACCGCACCACCTTCTCGATGATCGCCTGCATTTCCTGGCGCGACATCACGGGATTGCTCACCGCCGCCTCCCCGTGTTGATGACGTTGATCTGCCGGAACCGCGCGGGCACCGCGCCGTGGCTCACGGCGTTCGCCTGGCCCGGCTGTCCCTTGCCGTCGAAGAAGGCGCCGCCCAGCTCGTAGCTGCGCCGCCCGCCGATCAGGTCCATGGCGTTCCAGAAGTCAGGGGTGCGCATCTGGTACGCCACGTCCTTCAGCATCCCCGTGATGCGGCCACCGCGGATCTCGTAGAAAAGCTGCCCGCCGAACTGCGCGTTGAAGCGCTGCTGGTCTATCGAGAACGACCCGTCGCCCATGATCGCGATCCCCGCGTCCGTCGCCGCGATCAGGTCGTCCCACGTTCTGTCCTGCTCACCCGGCATCAGCGACACGTTCGGCATCCGCTGGAACGCGACGTTCTGCCAGCCCTGAGCGTACGAGCAGCCGTGCGACCGCGTCTCCCGACCCTGCCGGTCGTAGTACCAGCGCAGCCAGCCGGCCTGCTCGCGAGTGGTCTGGTAGTCGTTGAAGATGCCGTTCCGCACGATCTGGAAGTTCTCCGGCTGCACTCCGTCGTCGTCGTACCCGATGGTCGAGAGGCCACCCTCCTGCGAGCGGTCGCCCTGGATGTTCATGAAGTCCGGGCCGTAGCGGAACGTGCCGAGCTGGCGCTCCGGCGGCGCGAGGAAGCTGGTCCCCGCGTAGTTGGCCTCGTAGCCCATCGCGCGGTCCAGCTCGGTCGGGTGGCCGATGGACTCGTGGATGGTGAGCCAGAGATGCGACGGGTGCAGCACCAGGTCGTACCGCCCGACTTCGACGGGCCGGGCCGTGAGCTTCTGCGCCGCCTCTTCGCCCCATCGAGGCGCGTTGCCTACCAGGTCCACCTGCTGGACATACTCCCACCCGCGGCCCATGGGCGCCGCGACGTTACCGCGGTTCTGGAAGTCCGAGCGGTCCGGCGAGATGGCGGTGATCTGCATCTGCGGCCAGCTCCGGACCGCCGTCTGCGCGATCACCGAGCCTTCGGTGGAGGCGAAGTTGCGTTCCTCCTTCACGAAGTAGAACCCGCTGAAAACGAAGCGGACGTTGGTGGCCCGCATCGCCGCGGCGTTGGCCCTGAGGAGGAGGTCCGCCTTCTCCTCGACGGGGATCGTCCAGGGGTCCACCTGGTACGCGCTCCGCCACGACGCGTCGGGAAACCCCTGCGTCGGCACCAGCTCGATGGCGCGGTCACGCGCCACCCGGTTGGCCCGCGCGATAGCGACCGCCTCGCGAGCCGCGCCTAGCATGCCGTCCCGCGTGAGGCGCCGCGTCGCGGCGAAGCCCCAGGTGCCGTCCACCAGCACCCGCACCCCGCAGCCGATCGTGTCGGTGTCCACTATGTTCTGGATCTGTTGCTCGCGGGTGAACACGAAGTTCTGACGCTGGCGCTGGATCCGCGCGTCGGCGTAGCCCGCGCCC
The Gemmatimonadales bacterium DNA segment above includes these coding regions:
- a CDS encoding TldD/PmbA family protein produces the protein MTDRRDFLKLAGAAGAAGAVAATGGLLRPRPAAASPAPKMDASIRELLMQALNAARSAGAGYADARIQRQRQNFVFTREQQIQNIVDTDTIGCGVRVLVDGTWGFAATRRLTRDGMLGAAREAVAIARANRVARDRAIELVPTQGFPDASWRSAYQVDPWTIPVEEKADLLLRANAAAMRATNVRFVFSGFYFVKEERNFASTEGSVIAQTAVRSWPQMQITAISPDRSDFQNRGNVAAPMGRGWEYVQQVDLVGNAPRWGEEAAQKLTARPVEVGRYDLVLHPSHLWLTIHESIGHPTELDRAMGYEANYAGTSFLAPPERQLGTFRYGPDFMNIQGDRSQEGGLSTIGYDDDGVQPENFQIVRNGIFNDYQTTREQAGWLRWYYDRQGRETRSHGCSYAQGWQNVAFQRMPNVSLMPGEQDRTWDDLIAATDAGIAIMGDGSFSIDQQRFNAQFGGQLFYEIRGGRITGMLKDVAYQMRTPDFWNAMDLIGGRRSYELGGAFFDGKGQPGQANAVSHGAVPARFRQINVINTGRRR
- a CDS encoding TldD/PmbA family protein produces the protein MSNPVMSRQEMQAIIEKVVRWSRADEVQVNLNSNVTGNTRFAANQLSTSGSVEDANIAVSSAFGPKHAVVTSNDLSDDSLHRLVSQSEALARLAPDDPEAMPSLGPQTYQPVNAFFDSTANLAPGDRARAALTALEQTRAAGDLMAAGFIVTQANSGAIGNQAGLFAYHRNTSANYTLTVRTADGTGSGWAAADSQDWSQLDFRGVAQRAVDKARASRNPVAIEPGRYTVILEPQAAGDLVQLMAFSLDARSADEGRSAFTREGGGTKIGERIVDERVTIFSDPRDPQLLAQPFDGQGLPLGRQGWVENGVLRQLFYSRFWAQRQNQQPTGFPSGVKLAGGTATVDEMVASTERGVLVTRLWYLRQVDPRTILYTGLTRDGTFLIENGRISRSVRNFRFNDSPLFMLNNLDTLGRAERLAGTEAGGDIVMPAIKVHDFNFTSLSEAV